A DNA window from Sphingopyxis macrogoltabida contains the following coding sequences:
- a CDS encoding FAD-binding oxidoreductase gives MTSAPSPEALDALAGLLGPKGFTTDSDAMAPWLTDWRGKYHGAAAAMLSPATTDEVASVVRLCAENDVALVPQGGNSGMVGGATPDASGNTVLLSTRRMNAIRAIDRNAQTVVAEAGVILEHLHEAVLQEGLRFPLTLGGKGSATIGGLVSTNAGGTQVLRHGTMRALVAGVEAVLPDGSIFDGLAPLKKDNRGYDLRHLLCGAEGTLGIVTAACLRLVPAAAARRTAWIGLESPAIALQLLRRLDAAIGRDLEGFEIIPQSCLDAVLRHIPQTRAPLAKACRWHALVELAGESGDALDAALQAELAAALEAGLIGDVVIAKNDRESEDFWRLRDSISEAERAEGPALQHDISVPVDLMPAFIAENPLRLAAAFPGARALSFGHLGDGNVHHHVQPPADADGRAWLAAHGEAVSRLVYSHVIELGGSISAEHGIGQMKRDILAELDSPARIAALRGIKAGLDPAGLFNPGKLIG, from the coding sequence ATGACCAGCGCGCCATCGCCTGAGGCCCTCGATGCGCTTGCCGGCCTGCTCGGGCCCAAGGGTTTCACCACCGATTCCGACGCGATGGCACCGTGGTTGACCGACTGGCGCGGTAAATATCATGGTGCCGCCGCTGCGATGCTGTCTCCCGCGACGACCGATGAGGTGGCTTCCGTTGTTCGCCTATGTGCCGAGAACGACGTTGCGTTGGTGCCGCAAGGCGGAAACAGCGGCATGGTCGGAGGTGCGACGCCCGACGCTTCGGGAAACACGGTCCTGCTTTCGACCCGCCGGATGAATGCCATTCGTGCGATCGATCGCAATGCGCAGACTGTCGTCGCCGAAGCCGGCGTGATCCTCGAACATCTGCACGAAGCGGTCCTGCAGGAGGGATTGCGCTTTCCCCTGACCCTTGGCGGCAAGGGATCGGCGACGATCGGCGGGCTGGTTTCGACCAATGCCGGCGGCACGCAAGTCCTTCGCCACGGTACGATGCGGGCGCTGGTCGCGGGGGTCGAGGCCGTGCTGCCCGACGGCAGCATTTTCGATGGCCTCGCGCCGTTGAAGAAGGACAATCGTGGCTATGACCTTCGCCACCTGCTCTGCGGCGCCGAGGGGACGTTGGGCATCGTAACGGCGGCGTGCCTTCGCCTCGTGCCCGCCGCGGCGGCGCGCCGGACGGCGTGGATCGGGCTCGAATCGCCCGCCATCGCGCTGCAATTGCTCCGCCGCCTCGACGCTGCGATCGGCCGCGACCTCGAAGGCTTCGAAATCATTCCGCAAAGCTGCCTCGACGCCGTCCTCCGCCATATTCCCCAAACGCGCGCCCCTCTCGCGAAGGCCTGTCGCTGGCACGCCTTGGTCGAGCTCGCCGGCGAGAGTGGAGATGCGCTCGACGCGGCGTTGCAGGCCGAACTCGCCGCGGCGCTCGAAGCCGGGCTGATCGGGGACGTCGTGATCGCCAAAAATGATCGCGAAAGCGAGGATTTCTGGCGCCTGCGCGATTCCATTTCGGAAGCCGAGCGCGCTGAAGGGCCGGCGCTCCAGCACGATATCAGCGTCCCCGTCGACCTGATGCCGGCCTTCATCGCCGAAAACCCGCTGCGCCTCGCCGCGGCCTTCCCCGGCGCCCGCGCGCTGTCCTTTGGGCACCTCGGCGACGGCAATGTCCATCACCATGTCCAACCACCCGCGGACGCCGACGGCCGAGCCTGGCTTGCCGCGCACGGTGAAGCGGTGAGCCGGCTCGTCTATTCGCATGTGATCGAACTCGGCGGTTCGATCTCGGCGGAGCACGGGATCGGCCAGATGAAGCGCGACATCCTCGCCGAACTCGACAGTCCGGCGCGCATCGCGGCGCTGCGCGGCATAAAGGCCGGCCTCGACCCTGCCGGTCTGTTCAATCCGGGGAAGCTTATCGGCTGA
- a CDS encoding DEAD/DEAH box helicase, producing MKFADIGLSDELLRAVTEAGYDEPTPIQAGAIPSVLMMRDMIGIAQTGTGKTASFVLPMIDILAHGRARALMPRSLILEPTRELAAQVAENFEKYGKYHKLSMALLIGGVQMGDQIKALEKGVDVLIATPGRLMDLFERGKILLTGCNLLVIDEADRMLDMGFIPDIENICTKLPANRQTLLFSATMPPPIKKLADKFLSNPKTIEVARPASRNENIEQFLVKTSERSKRDTLRGLIEAEDIGTAIIFCNRKTTVRELAKSLQRYGYKAGEIHGDMDQSSRIAELDRFKAGTINILVASDVAARGLDVKGVSHVFNFDAPWHPDDYVHRIGRTGRAGAKGRAFTLVTPSDDEAVDNIQKLTGYQIPVHSQASPTASDAKAAGVEDREPRREARSGRSRGGSKSTKDEPRPVKATEEAPSKPKKSGDKRKPPASDRHDDRDGPDDGWNGPMPSFLSVGFGTE from the coding sequence ATGAAATTTGCCGACATCGGCCTTTCCGACGAACTTTTGCGCGCCGTCACCGAGGCGGGCTATGACGAACCGACGCCGATTCAGGCGGGCGCCATCCCTTCGGTCCTGATGATGCGCGACATGATCGGCATCGCCCAGACGGGTACCGGCAAGACGGCGTCCTTCGTGCTGCCGATGATCGACATTCTCGCCCACGGCCGTGCCCGCGCGCTGATGCCGCGCTCGCTCATCCTCGAACCGACGCGCGAACTCGCCGCACAAGTTGCGGAAAACTTTGAAAAATACGGCAAGTATCACAAGCTCTCGATGGCCTTGCTGATCGGTGGCGTCCAGATGGGCGACCAGATCAAGGCGCTCGAAAAAGGCGTCGACGTGCTGATCGCGACGCCGGGCCGCCTGATGGACCTGTTCGAACGCGGCAAGATCCTGCTCACCGGATGCAACCTGCTCGTCATCGACGAGGCCGACCGCATGCTCGACATGGGCTTCATTCCGGACATCGAAAATATCTGCACCAAGCTGCCCGCGAATCGGCAGACGCTGCTGTTCTCGGCGACGATGCCGCCGCCGATCAAGAAACTGGCCGACAAATTCCTGTCGAACCCGAAGACGATCGAGGTTGCCCGCCCGGCGAGCCGCAACGAAAATATCGAACAGTTCCTTGTCAAGACGTCGGAACGCAGCAAGCGCGACACGCTGCGCGGGCTGATCGAGGCCGAAGACATCGGTACCGCGATCATCTTCTGCAATCGCAAGACGACGGTCCGCGAACTGGCCAAGTCGTTGCAGCGCTACGGATATAAGGCCGGCGAGATTCATGGCGACATGGATCAGTCGAGCCGGATCGCCGAGCTCGACCGTTTCAAGGCCGGCACGATCAATATCCTCGTCGCCTCCGATGTCGCGGCACGCGGGCTCGATGTGAAGGGCGTCAGCCACGTCTTCAATTTCGATGCCCCCTGGCACCCCGACGACTATGTCCACCGCATCGGCCGCACCGGTCGTGCGGGTGCGAAGGGGCGGGCGTTTACGCTGGTCACGCCGTCGGACGACGAAGCGGTCGACAATATCCAGAAGCTCACCGGCTACCAGATTCCGGTCCACAGTCAGGCGTCACCGACAGCATCGGATGCCAAGGCGGCCGGCGTCGAGGATCGCGAACCGCGGCGAGAGGCCCGGTCCGGGCGCAGCCGCGGCGGATCGAAATCGACGAAAGACGAACCGCGTCCGGTAAAGGCAACCGAGGAAGCGCCGTCGAAGCCGAAGAAGTCCGGCGACAAGCGCAAGCCGCCTGCATCCGACCGTCACGACGATCGGGACGGTCCCGACGACGGCTGGAACGGCCCGATGCCGAGTTTCCTTTCGGTCGGCTTCGGCACCGAGTGA
- a CDS encoding NADP-dependent oxidoreductase, whose protein sequence is MAKAWHLISRPTGLPTMANFALRDLPDAPLESDQLRVRNLWLSVDPYMRGRMNDAKSYAASFQIDQPMTGGAIGEVIESRLDGFAPGDLVLHMGGWRDGGVIGLDMMPNKLPAAALAAGMTPQTFLHNMGLTGGTAWIGLLRIAAAKPGDVVFVSAAAGAVGSAVVQIAKAREMTVIGSAGGAEKCTWVSALGADAVIDYKGGPVLPALAAALQKLGKGGVDVYFDNVGGEHLDAAFATASDFARFAICGMIDVYNDGKAQEMKYLIRAIPARIRMEGFIYTDQFIDCMEEFYADMGALIAGGAVTMRETVHDGLEATPQAFLGLFSGDNIGKMLVRL, encoded by the coding sequence ATGGCCAAGGCATGGCACCTCATCAGCCGTCCGACCGGACTACCGACGATGGCGAACTTCGCGTTACGCGATTTGCCCGACGCACCGCTGGAGTCCGATCAACTGCGGGTTCGCAACCTCTGGCTTTCGGTCGATCCCTATATGCGCGGCCGCATGAACGACGCGAAAAGCTATGCCGCCAGTTTCCAGATTGACCAGCCGATGACCGGCGGCGCGATCGGCGAAGTGATCGAAAGCCGGCTCGACGGCTTCGCGCCGGGCGACCTCGTCCTCCATATGGGCGGCTGGCGCGATGGCGGGGTGATCGGGCTCGACATGATGCCGAACAAGTTGCCCGCCGCCGCGCTCGCCGCTGGGATGACGCCGCAGACCTTTCTCCATAACATGGGCCTGACCGGCGGTACGGCGTGGATCGGGCTGTTGAGGATCGCGGCCGCGAAGCCCGGCGACGTCGTTTTCGTGTCGGCAGCCGCGGGCGCTGTCGGCTCGGCGGTAGTGCAAATCGCGAAGGCGCGCGAGATGACGGTGATCGGCTCGGCAGGCGGTGCGGAAAAATGCACGTGGGTCAGTGCGCTGGGCGCCGATGCGGTGATCGATTACAAGGGGGGGCCCGTCCTTCCGGCGCTGGCAGCGGCTCTACAGAAATTGGGCAAGGGCGGCGTCGATGTCTATTTCGACAATGTCGGCGGCGAGCATCTCGACGCTGCTTTCGCTACCGCGAGCGATTTCGCACGCTTCGCGATTTGCGGGATGATCGACGTCTATAACGACGGCAAGGCGCAGGAGATGAAATATCTGATCCGCGCGATCCCGGCGCGCATCCGGATGGAAGGCTTTATCTACACCGACCAGTTCATCGATTGCATGGAAGAGTTCTACGCCGACATGGGGGCGTTGATCGCAGGCGGCGCGGTGACGATGCGCGAGACGGTGCACGACGGTCTGGAGGCAACGCCGCAGGCGTTCCTCGGACTCTTCTCCGGCGACAATATCGGGAAGATGCTGGTCAGGCTCTGA
- a CDS encoding DUF4349 domain-containing protein, producing the protein MKTKLLAGAMAFALIGCSEQAAEDAASTDTPAPAAEAASAAGDAAEEAVPDIGLNATPGVAFDYSYAFRLDDNRIAKVQSEHAAACEMLGTARCRIADIRYGKVRENEVEAQTSFKLDPGIARKFGADAIASVEKAEGVLADASVAGEDVGTQIEQSQQRSAGAAAEIERLEGRLKQGGLDKGERAELLRQIAGLRGQLGEERQSRRAGEAKIAMTSVVFNYVGNGGLPGIGHENPFSNAWTTLLGSGGTLLSIILVAGAAILPWALLAALIVFLWRKFRRGRPTGPSAPTA; encoded by the coding sequence ATGAAAACCAAGCTCTTAGCGGGCGCGATGGCGTTCGCCCTGATCGGCTGTTCGGAACAGGCCGCCGAAGATGCTGCTTCGACCGACACCCCTGCCCCCGCCGCCGAAGCTGCGTCAGCCGCCGGCGATGCAGCCGAAGAGGCCGTTCCGGATATCGGCCTTAATGCGACCCCCGGCGTCGCGTTCGATTATAGTTACGCGTTCCGCCTCGACGACAACCGGATCGCCAAGGTCCAGAGCGAGCATGCCGCTGCCTGTGAAATGCTTGGCACCGCGCGGTGCCGGATCGCCGACATCCGCTATGGCAAGGTCCGCGAGAATGAGGTCGAGGCGCAGACGAGCTTCAAACTCGACCCCGGCATCGCCCGCAAGTTCGGCGCCGACGCGATCGCCAGCGTCGAGAAGGCCGAAGGCGTACTCGCCGATGCCAGCGTCGCCGGCGAGGATGTCGGCACGCAGATCGAGCAATCGCAGCAACGCAGTGCCGGCGCCGCCGCCGAAATCGAGCGTCTCGAAGGACGGTTGAAACAGGGCGGGCTCGACAAGGGTGAGCGCGCGGAACTGCTGCGGCAGATCGCAGGGCTGCGCGGCCAGCTCGGCGAAGAACGCCAGAGCCGCCGCGCCGGCGAAGCGAAGATCGCGATGACCAGCGTCGTCTTCAACTATGTCGGCAACGGCGGCCTGCCGGGCATCGGCCATGAAAATCCGTTCAGCAACGCGTGGACAACGTTGCTCGGCAGCGGCGGCACCCTGCTTTCGATCATTCTCGTGGCTGGCGCAGCGATCCTGCCCTGGGCGCTGCTTGCCGCGCTTATCGTCTTCCTGTGGCGGAAATTCCGTCGCGGGCGCCCGACCGGGCCGTCGGCGCCGACAGCCTGA
- a CDS encoding ATP-dependent helicase produces the protein MNDQPASIPDLPPPDASDPPYLHGLNGPQRQAVLTTEGPVLMLAGAGTGKTAALTARLAHIIATRRAWPSEILAVTFTNKAAREMRERIGRMIGDAVEGMPWLGTFHSIAAKMLRRHAELVGLQSNFTILDTDDQLRVLKQLIQAEGLDEKRWPARQLAGLIDKWKNRGLTPPDLDAADKEAYADGKGQHFYALYQARLKTLNACDFGDLLLHMLVILKNHRDVLEQYQERFKYILVDEYQDTNASQYLWLRLLAQARKNICCVGDDDQSIYSWRGAEVANILRFEKDFPGATVIRLEQNYRSTPQILAAASALIAQNSGRLGKTLWTELDPGDKLRVVGVWDGPEEARRIGEELETLQHRKVSLDRTAILVRAQFQTREFEDRFIAIGMPYRIVGGFRFYERAEIRDALAYLRLVQSSADDLAFERIVNVPKRGLGDKALARIHQYARHERAPLFHAASRITETDELTPQARRQLANFVAQMRNWQAKANELSHPELTQLILDESGYTAMLQADRSVEAAGRLENLSELVRAMEEYESLEAFLEHVSLVMDRDQNDDTETVTIMTIHAAKGLEFDHVFLAGWEDGVFPSQRSMDEGGTASLEEERRLAYVAITRARRRASIYHAANRRIYGQWMSSIPSRFIGEIPQEHIESENSFGGGQSLWRANWSAQGDPFAHVAERQPARTMTRGPAWQRAVAQSSTITRAPAPSEKGPAASVGAKPRSDLAIGMRVFHEKFGYGEIIDIDGNKLEVEFEQAGSKRVLDGFVKLA, from the coding sequence GTGAACGACCAGCCTGCCTCGATACCCGACCTGCCGCCGCCCGATGCGTCTGACCCGCCCTATCTGCACGGGCTGAACGGGCCGCAGCGGCAGGCTGTGCTGACGACCGAAGGCCCGGTGCTGATGCTCGCGGGGGCCGGCACCGGCAAGACCGCGGCGCTCACCGCGCGGCTCGCGCATATCATTGCGACACGTCGCGCTTGGCCGTCGGAGATCCTCGCGGTCACCTTCACCAACAAGGCGGCGCGCGAGATGCGCGAACGAATCGGGCGGATGATCGGCGACGCGGTCGAGGGCATGCCCTGGCTCGGTACCTTCCACAGCATCGCGGCCAAAATGCTCCGCCGCCACGCCGAACTCGTCGGGCTGCAGAGCAATTTCACCATCCTCGACACCGACGACCAGCTTCGCGTGCTCAAACAGCTTATCCAGGCCGAGGGGCTCGATGAGAAGCGCTGGCCGGCGCGCCAGCTCGCGGGGCTGATCGACAAATGGAAGAACCGCGGCCTCACCCCGCCCGATCTCGATGCGGCCGACAAGGAAGCCTATGCCGACGGCAAGGGGCAGCATTTCTACGCGCTCTATCAGGCGCGGCTGAAAACGCTCAACGCCTGCGATTTCGGCGACCTGCTGCTCCACATGCTGGTGATCCTGAAAAACCACCGCGACGTGCTCGAACAATATCAGGAACGCTTCAAATATATCCTCGTCGACGAATATCAGGACACCAATGCCAGCCAGTATCTCTGGCTCCGCCTGCTCGCGCAGGCGCGCAAGAATATCTGCTGCGTCGGCGACGACGACCAGTCGATCTATTCGTGGCGCGGCGCGGAGGTCGCAAATATCCTGCGTTTCGAAAAGGATTTCCCGGGCGCGACCGTGATCCGCCTCGAACAGAATTATCGTTCGACCCCGCAGATTCTTGCCGCCGCCTCGGCGCTGATCGCGCAGAACAGCGGCCGTCTTGGCAAGACGTTGTGGACCGAACTCGATCCCGGCGACAAGCTGCGCGTCGTCGGGGTGTGGGACGGACCCGAGGAAGCACGGCGGATCGGTGAGGAACTGGAGACGCTCCAGCATCGCAAGGTCAGCCTCGACCGCACTGCGATCCTCGTTCGCGCCCAGTTCCAGACGCGCGAGTTCGAAGACCGCTTCATCGCGATCGGCATGCCATACCGCATCGTCGGCGGTTTCCGCTTCTACGAACGCGCCGAAATCCGCGATGCGCTCGCCTATCTCCGCCTCGTCCAGTCGAGCGCCGACGACCTCGCCTTCGAGCGCATCGTCAATGTTCCCAAGCGCGGGCTCGGCGACAAGGCGCTGGCGCGCATCCACCAATATGCGCGCCACGAGCGCGCGCCGCTCTTCCACGCCGCGTCGCGGATCACCGAAACCGACGAACTGACCCCGCAGGCACGCCGCCAGCTCGCGAACTTCGTCGCGCAAATGCGGAACTGGCAGGCGAAGGCGAACGAACTTTCGCACCCCGAACTCACCCAGCTCATTCTCGACGAATCGGGCTATACCGCGATGCTGCAGGCCGACCGCAGCGTCGAGGCCGCGGGCCGCCTCGAAAACCTCTCCGAACTCGTCCGCGCGATGGAAGAGTATGAATCGCTCGAAGCCTTCCTCGAGCATGTCAGCCTGGTGATGGACCGCGACCAGAATGACGACACCGAGACCGTCACCATCATGACGATCCACGCCGCCAAGGGACTGGAATTCGACCATGTGTTCCTCGCGGGCTGGGAGGATGGGGTGTTTCCGTCGCAGCGATCGATGGACGAGGGCGGCACCGCGAGCCTCGAGGAAGAGCGCCGCCTCGCCTATGTCGCGATCACCCGCGCCCGTCGGCGCGCGAGCATCTATCATGCCGCGAACCGGCGTATCTACGGCCAGTGGATGAGCAGCATCCCGAGCCGTTTCATCGGCGAAATCCCGCAAGAGCATATCGAGAGCGAGAACAGCTTCGGCGGCGGGCAAAGCCTGTGGCGCGCCAACTGGTCGGCGCAGGGCGATCCCTTCGCCCATGTCGCCGAACGCCAGCCGGCCCGCACGATGACGCGCGGTCCGGCCTGGCAGCGCGCGGTTGCGCAATCATCGACGATCACCCGCGCGCCCGCCCCCAGCGAAAAAGGCCCCGCCGCCTCGGTCGGCGCCAAGCCGCGCAGCGACCTGGCGATCGGGATGCGCGTGTTCCACGAAAAATTCGGTTATGGTGAGATCATCGACATCGACGGCAACAAGCTGGAGGTCGAGTTCGAACAGGCCGGCAGCAAGCGGGTGCTCGACGGCTTTGTGAAGCTCGCCTGA
- a CDS encoding Rossmann-like and DUF2520 domain-containing protein has translation MTGFQQIGIVGAGRVAQALTLGLAPHSLAPPLLWARSPAKAEVAAARLGCAIAEQRLDRLMQSCDVVAIAVSDDAVEAVSAELAAVRPTDRRPFVCHVSGRSGAAILEPLHAAGALTAAIHPAMTFTGDPHGEAARMKQARFAVTGSSPQAIELAHRLVGLMGGIAVDIAEERRPLYHAALCHASNHLVTLIAGASDALRSADIDDPAAFLAPLVRAALENSLDRGFDALSGPLLRGDSRTIEGHLGALGVGCPDLLPAYRAMALATLDELARDDAARVSPELRKLFG, from the coding sequence ATGACCGGATTTCAACAGATCGGCATCGTCGGCGCAGGCCGGGTCGCGCAGGCGCTGACGCTCGGTCTCGCGCCGCATTCGCTCGCCCCGCCGTTGCTGTGGGCGCGCTCTCCCGCCAAGGCTGAAGTCGCCGCAGCTCGCTTGGGATGCGCGATCGCCGAGCAGCGCCTCGACCGGCTGATGCAGTCTTGCGACGTCGTTGCTATAGCGGTGTCCGACGATGCCGTTGAAGCGGTTTCCGCCGAGCTGGCTGCGGTGAGGCCGACGGATCGTCGCCCGTTCGTGTGCCATGTCAGTGGCCGCAGCGGCGCAGCGATCCTCGAACCATTACACGCGGCGGGAGCGCTGACCGCGGCGATCCATCCCGCGATGACCTTCACCGGCGATCCGCACGGCGAAGCCGCACGCATGAAGCAGGCGCGCTTCGCGGTGACCGGATCGTCGCCGCAAGCAATCGAGCTCGCGCACCGCCTTGTGGGCCTGATGGGCGGGATCGCGGTCGATATCGCGGAAGAGCGGCGTCCGCTCTATCATGCTGCGCTGTGCCACGCGTCGAACCATCTCGTTACATTGATCGCGGGCGCCTCGGATGCCCTTCGGAGCGCCGACATCGACGATCCCGCCGCCTTCCTCGCCCCACTCGTCCGTGCCGCGCTCGAAAACAGCCTCGACCGGGGTTTCGACGCCTTATCGGGTCCGCTGCTGCGCGGCGACAGCCGGACGATCGAAGGCCATCTGGGCGCGCTCGGCGTCGGATGTCCCGACCTGCTGCCGGCCTATCGCGCCATGGCGCTCGCGACGCTCGACGAGCTGGCGCGCGACGATGCGGCGCGGGTGTCGCCGGAACTGCGCAAGCTGTTCGGCTGA
- a CDS encoding MFS transporter, whose product MAPYRKHRRILTASLVGTAVEFYDFYIYGTAAALVFGPLFFPDESASAQLMYSFMTFGLAFFARPVGAIVFGHYGDRIGRKSTLVASLMLMGGSTLLIAFLPTYAMAGWIAPLLLCILRFGQGFGLGGEWGGAALLAVENAPPGWKSRFGMFPQLGAPVGFIAANGLFLILGVTLSDADFTSWGWRIPFLFSALLVGLGLWVRLKIGETPAFTEALEQKAPVGVPIGELLRGHLIPTLAGTFAVVACFAIFYLATSFALAHGTSALGYPKEQFLLVQLGAILFMAGGIVFAGYASDASSAQRVLTWGCGATILIGFLFGPSLASGSWPIVFLGLAAALFVMGLVYGPLGSWLTALFPVQVRYTGASVTFNAGGILGGAMAPIIAQALAERGGTPMVGLYLALAGVVSWLGLLMVRRQMAES is encoded by the coding sequence CTGGCACCCTATCGCAAGCACCGGCGCATCCTGACCGCCAGCCTCGTCGGCACCGCGGTCGAATTCTATGATTTCTATATTTATGGCACTGCTGCGGCGCTTGTCTTCGGGCCGCTGTTCTTTCCCGACGAGTCGGCGTCGGCGCAGCTTATGTACAGCTTCATGACCTTCGGGCTCGCCTTCTTCGCGCGGCCGGTGGGGGCGATCGTGTTCGGCCATTATGGCGATCGGATCGGACGCAAGTCGACGCTCGTCGCTTCGCTGATGCTGATGGGCGGGTCGACCCTGCTCATCGCTTTTCTGCCGACCTATGCGATGGCGGGGTGGATCGCGCCGCTCCTCCTCTGTATCCTGCGTTTCGGCCAGGGCTTCGGGCTGGGCGGCGAGTGGGGCGGGGCCGCGCTGCTGGCGGTCGAAAATGCGCCGCCGGGATGGAAATCGCGCTTCGGCATGTTCCCGCAGCTCGGCGCGCCGGTCGGCTTCATCGCCGCGAACGGTCTGTTCCTGATCCTCGGCGTAACGCTCTCCGACGCCGATTTTACCAGCTGGGGCTGGCGGATACCTTTCCTCTTTTCGGCGCTGCTCGTCGGGCTCGGCCTGTGGGTTCGGCTCAAGATCGGCGAGACGCCAGCCTTTACCGAGGCACTGGAACAGAAAGCCCCCGTCGGGGTGCCGATCGGCGAATTGCTGCGCGGTCACCTGATCCCGACGCTGGCGGGGACCTTCGCGGTCGTCGCCTGCTTCGCGATCTTCTATCTCGCGACCAGCTTCGCATTGGCGCACGGGACAAGCGCGCTCGGTTATCCGAAGGAACAGTTCCTGCTCGTCCAGCTCGGCGCGATCCTGTTCATGGCGGGCGGGATCGTCTTCGCCGGCTATGCCAGCGACGCGTCGAGCGCGCAGCGGGTGCTCACCTGGGGCTGCGGCGCGACGATCCTCATCGGTTTCCTGTTCGGGCCGTCGCTCGCGTCGGGAAGCTGGCCGATCGTCTTCCTCGGGCTCGCCGCTGCGCTGTTCGTGATGGGGCTGGTTTACGGACCGCTTGGCAGCTGGCTGACCGCGCTGTTTCCGGTGCAGGTGCGCTATACGGGCGCCTCGGTGACCTTCAACGCCGGCGGCATCCTCGGCGGCGCGATGGCACCGATCATCGCACAGGCGCTCGCCGAGCGCGGCGGCACGCCGATGGTCGGGCTCTATCTGGCGCTGGCCGGGGTGGTAAGCTGGCTTGGGCTGCTAATGGTGCGCCGGCAGATGGCCGAAAGCTGA
- the rsmD gene encoding 16S rRNA (guanine(966)-N(2))-methyltransferase RsmD, translating into MRVISGEWRGRKLLAPKNDATRPTADRTRETLFSMLASRLGSFEGLHVADLFAGSGALGIEALSRGAAQCLFAEQDRDALEALRKNLAALGAADRADVRAGSVLALGPAKRSYDLLLFDAPYGTGAGSVALDKLNRLGWIGPDSLISIETAEKEAVEIAGFEVDTDRKVGKAKLTLLRPA; encoded by the coding sequence ATGCGGGTGATTTCCGGTGAATGGCGCGGACGCAAATTGCTCGCGCCGAAAAATGACGCGACGCGCCCGACAGCGGACCGCACGCGCGAAACGCTGTTTTCGATGCTGGCGAGCCGCCTCGGCAGTTTCGAGGGGCTGCATGTCGCCGACCTGTTCGCGGGATCGGGCGCGCTGGGGATCGAGGCGCTGTCGCGCGGTGCGGCGCAATGCCTGTTCGCCGAACAGGACCGCGACGCGCTCGAGGCGCTCAGGAAGAATCTGGCCGCGCTCGGCGCCGCGGACCGCGCCGACGTGCGCGCGGGTTCGGTGCTCGCGCTCGGCCCGGCAAAGCGGAGCTACGACCTGTTGCTGTTCGACGCGCCCTACGGCACCGGCGCAGGCAGCGTTGCGCTCGACAAGCTCAACCGGCTGGGCTGGATCGGCCCTGACAGCCTGATCTCGATCGAAACCGCCGAAAAGGAAGCGGTCGAGATTGCGGGTTTCGAGGTCGATACCGACCGCAAGGTCGGCAAGGCGAAACTGACCTTGCTTCGTCCCGCCTGA
- a CDS encoding pseudouridine synthase: protein MTTRRPPRNPPRPAPKSAGDRDAPKGRRAARASAPPRKPQAAEPEREDGPQRIAKLLARAGVGSRRDVERMIEEGRIALNGQIVVQPAPLLASLEGLTVDGNPVAKPVSTRLYRFHKPAGCLTAARDPKGRKTIYDLLPKGLPRLMPVGRLDYNTEGLLLLTNDGEFKRQLELPASGVERTYRARAFGDISQTQLEDLVEGIEIDGVRYGKIDANLERRTGRNQWIEMTLTEGKNREVRRVLEHLGLQVSRLIRTRYGQFTLEALDVGAVEIVPRDELFQFRRRMG from the coding sequence ATGACGACCCGCCGTCCGCCCCGTAATCCGCCCCGCCCGGCGCCCAAAAGCGCCGGCGACCGAGACGCCCCGAAGGGCCGCCGCGCCGCGCGCGCGTCGGCACCGCCGCGCAAACCCCAAGCCGCCGAGCCTGAGCGCGAGGACGGCCCGCAGCGCATCGCCAAGCTGCTGGCGCGCGCCGGCGTGGGATCTCGCCGCGATGTCGAACGCATGATCGAAGAAGGGCGCATCGCCCTCAATGGTCAGATCGTCGTCCAGCCCGCGCCCTTGCTGGCATCGCTCGAAGGGCTGACCGTCGATGGCAATCCGGTCGCCAAGCCGGTGTCGACGCGCCTTTATCGCTTTCACAAGCCCGCCGGCTGCCTGACCGCGGCGCGCGACCCCAAGGGCCGCAAGACGATCTATGATTTGCTCCCGAAGGGACTGCCGCGACTGATGCCCGTCGGCCGCCTCGACTATAATACCGAAGGGCTGCTGCTGCTCACCAACGACGGCGAGTTCAAACGCCAGCTCGAACTGCCGGCGAGCGGGGTAGAGCGCACCTATCGCGCGCGGGCGTTCGGCGACATCAGCCAGACCCAGCTCGAAGACCTCGTCGAAGGGATCGAGATCGATGGCGTCCGTTATGGCAAGATCGATGCGAACCTCGAACGCCGGACGGGTCGCAACCAGTGGATCGAGATGACGCTGACCGAAGGCAAGAACCGCGAAGTCCGGCGGGTCCTCGAACATCTGGGCCTGCAGGTCAGCCGCCTGATCCGCACGCGTTACGGCCAATTCACCCTCGAAGCGCTCGACGTCGGCGCTGTCGAGATCGTCCCGCGCGACGAACTGTTCCAGTTCCGGCGGCGAATGGGCTGA